agatatatcttaGACAGTGACTTAAATGACTCTGGTGATGGTACCCAAGACAATATTCAAACGATGTCTGCTGGCAGGCACTCGAGGTGGTGGATATTGGCCACAGTGGGCTGTAGCGAGTGATACCACTGGCAGTATTCGAGCACAGggtagagaaagagagggggggagggagagagagaacagaGAAGGGGTAGGGGGTGGGGAGTTCTCTGTAGGTATGTGTAGTCAGGCAACAATTGGTTGGAGTTTAATGGTGCCAATGATTGGTTGATTGTTTATAGGAGGTTGATGGATTTGTCTATTGAGAgggggtgagagagagagagagagagagagagagagacaagagAGTGGGGTGCAAACTAGATGCAAAAAGCCAGAGTGGGGGAGGGATACATCGTGGAATTAGAAACAATTCTCTTTcctttattttgttttcttttcttataaAATTTGAGCTGTCCAAATCTGAATCTGatgttaaaaaattttgaagtGTTTGGCCCTACATATTTACGACAATAGACCAGCCTAACTCATGATAATAATAAACTACTGGTCAAACTTTATAAATTCTTCTGCAGAAGGTAAAAACAATGAAAAAAATAACTCGTCTCTAAAAAATTTAGTTAATTGAACAAGTAATTAGTCAGTCACTAAGAGTGGAACTACATTTGCAGAAACCAAATTATAGGCTGAAtatgaaaagagagaagaaaagaagaaaaaaataaaagttttaagttattttacttagaaataaatatttgggAAAAAATATGCAATGAGAGCTTCCATTTGCTTGTTGTATTATGTGTATCGGGTATACATTTTTCCATGTTATATGGATGAAAAGTAACTATTATCCTCAGCAGGTCTAATGTTACTGAAACgagttatttgtattttatagACCTTATTTGCATCATGCGGGACATAGAAAATAGCTATAAAGAGAAAATTTTATGCTAAAATTCATTAGTCTTTTCATTTTTTGGTGCATAATTAATTTGAAGTTTGTCACCACAGTGAAGTCAGATACTTCCAATCGGCTGTTTAAAATTATCATTCTTTTGAGTTGTTCTGACAGCTGACTGTGGTGGCTCTCACTCGATGCAAGTCGGTCATATCTGCTTTTGAAATCATTCAACTTGGCTGTCAATTGTGAAGATACCCTGTAACTTTGCTGCTCATACTGTATAGTTTTTTGACTAATTCTTGATCACTGTGTACTGGTGTTCCAACCATAtgtgttctttcttttttgttcttttatgATGAAAACCTTTATCTCTTTTCTATTCATGTTCTGACCTGTTCATTATATAATTGTATAACTTGATTGGTTTGTGAAATTGTTTTTGTGGCTCTGCTTTTTCAGGGTTTGGTTGATATGCAGAAGCCTCCAGAAATGATCTCTGGCAACATGACTGCAGGTTAACTAGTTACTTGGGTTAGAAgattatgatttttcatttttccatTAGCTGACCTAGAGTAATTGTCAATTTGGTTTCGCAGCCATGTGTGTGTATTCAGGGCTCTTCATGAGGTTTGCATGGATGGTGCAGCCACGAAATTACCTGCTTCTAGCTTGCCATGTCTCTAACGAATCTGTTCAGCTTTATCAGCTTTCTCGTTGGGCAAAAGCCCAAGGGTAAGAACGTTGCTCTGAAGTTTTCTGGGGAATTTACTTGGCTCTGTATCTGAAAATTACTGAAAGGCCTTTACCTGGATGCTTCTTTGACCTCGTATAGATAAGTTGCTATTTTGTTTACTTTGGGAGATTGCTTAACACATTGAACCAGGGTTTTGTGGTACCCGTGGATTATTGTTTGTGTTGTTTGGTACTGCTATGACATGAATCTTGTTTAGGCTCCTGCTAACAACTCAGTATAGCAGCCTTGGGATGGTTGTAGCCTCTTACGTGGTACTTTTATTGATGGATGTTTTTTGAGTTTTAAGAAACTCTGCTTGTCATCATCTTATGCTTTGTAGTTGCTTGTTAATTCATGGTTTGTTTTGCCCGGCAAGCCCATATCTTACTGCTTACTACTACATCAAACAAACATTGATATTCATAATCATGTCTGACAAAAAAAGGGTGTTAGGTGCATGACAGGctgtttttttggtaaaagccTTAATTTGAAATGGTCTAAATTGGTGACCTCTTAATGTGTATCTCATATACAGTGCTACAAAATGCTTAACATTAGGTACCGACTTGATGATACATTAATCTGGTCAGGAAATAAATCAATTCACATcgttaacttagtgattttgtGCAGGGTCAATAAATTGAAAATGTGCATTTCTCTGTTCTTGGaatgaaaatttaagaaaattgCTAGTTCTTTTGTGGTCTTGTGGTCTTTGGCATTTATTCATGTTATGACTGTTTTTTAAACAGATACCTGGTTAAGAAAGAGACGGAGGTGCAAAACTAACCTCTAGGAGGTTCTTCAAAGTATTTTCTGCAACTCAGTGAGAGGATGATGTGCAACTCAAGCTTCATGTTGGTCAGCAAGCACCAGAATCTTTTATGTGAACCATTATTGCACGAGAAATTCCCCCTTAAAGTGCTATTTTATTCAGACATCATAAACATGTAATGAtgtgttttctttcttcttgaacCTTAATGAATTACTTGTACTTCCCATTTTGAGTATGATAAGTTCCTTACCAGGGCATGTACCAAGTTGCTTGTTCATGTGGGATCCGCCTCTCTCTAGTATGATCTGAGCATCTACTAGCTCTTAGCTTATGTGAGCCACTAATTACCAGCTTTGTGTCTTCGATCCAGGATAATATCATTGGTATCATCTGCAGAGGCATATTTGGATTTCATTTCAAGCACTCAACTGAATAGGAGTTTGagcaaattataaaataatagatcCCCTCATCATTTACTGGCATAATTATGATCTTAGCCATAATCTGGTCTCTATGACCTTTTCTCTCTTCATGGAGCCTCAGCCGGCATTCTCACCTGCGCTGCCATGTGAAGCAGCAACCTAAATTATTGTTTCATGGTTGCGTATGTTGATCTTCTGATTTAGGGATGTCGATCCACTAAGATTGATGCTATTTGGACCAGCCTTAAAAGAAACCATTACATGTAAACGGTATCTAACTTTGCAATTTTTCTCATGTCAGCAATTGCTTCCTGCGTGTGCACAGGTAAGGTGACAAGCATGAACAAAACGGATGGCTGGGGAATCATGCTTGTCTAAGGGCCATTTTAAATATGCTATGGATTATGTGATTCAAGATGACAGGAGATTTATAATGTCAGTGCCTTCAGCGACAATCCACTCCTCTTGCAGTTGACAATCCACTCTTCAGCTGGCTAATTAAAAAATGAATGGTAACTTGTTATTAGAAGGAATGATTATCATGAAATATGAATGGCATCATCGGTTGCATGAACTATGTATGTTGCACGGGACGGTGAACAAGCCAGTTGACAGCaggttttttttgggtaaaaacggcattttatatagctctaacATATATACATTCTGCCAGATTAAGaaaaagtaaagagtacaaagaagagagaatatCCTCGTAGAAAGCAGTTGATGGAAGGATTAATGGTCTTATATGATGACTCTGTTTAGAGGTTCTTGCTGGTCGGTAACCTTGCATCTTTTAAGCAGACGTAGACCTGTTCATTGGGACAGCATGAGGTCCTTAAAGTAAAAGACCAAAGGTCGAGACATCACCAATGCTTTTGTTCCAAAGGTTCGTAAGAGTTATTAAAGGTATATATGCTATGAATTGATCTATTTATTAGATCTCGTTCTAATAGTTAAAATCTTTAAACATGGCAAACTAAAAAGCAGCACATTGCGTCACGATTCTTTGATAAAACTGAATATTGCCCTATAGCTAATGCTACTTGCAAGTCGCATGGCTATTATATTTGCTTCATGATTTGGGATACCTCATCCACAATCAGTTTCTCGTGATACTCAAGCTGCATTTCGTATAGCAGCTTGATTCTATATATCTTGAGTGGACAAAACGTGtagaaattaatattcatgAGATACTTCAAGCTGGGATTACTCAAAACATAATTTGTCTCTTCTCATGTCAAAGGGCAGATATtcttactaaagaacttggCATAGAGATATGATATTTAGAGATATGATATTTGCCATATATGGTCAACGGCTTCTTGCCTTCTATAGCTATAGCATAAGAACTACATATAAGATATGGCTAGCCAGCTGTAGTACTCTTGCCTCCGATGGTTGTAATACACCAAATACATGTAAAATGCCATCTTATCTTGGGCTTAGTTTGGATATTAGGTTATAATCAGATATTCATCAAGTTAATGGGTCCAGAcaatttttcaagttatttaacACACTCAAAATCTTTGCAATAAATTCCGTCTACAATACACAAAAGAAAcctgagatttttttttgggggggggagaCAGGAGGTGCTCTAACACTATGTGCCAGCAGAGCCTACTAAGTGCCTGCTCTTTTGAGGGTTCAAAAGTTATTCAgaaatctatatttttttatttccaaaGCAACATTTagacatgaaaataatttatcCATATTCTTTTATGTAGGGGAAATTGGCTCCAAAATCTATTATGTATGTTCTTTTGCATTACTGCTTTTTCGAGTGAGTTGTTAGAATCTATCCATATTTTTTGCAATACcctttattatatataataatattacattgcattatattatatataatataatatcaataatatattgtactatataatataatataatataatatattgtaataaaatatattataatatatggtattataataataatcatatattttataatgatattatttattatgttatattataataataacatattattatataatcacaatataatataatataaatataatataatatagaaatatatttatgtatcgtataatatataacataatataatatatagaatatattatatcatatataatattattatatataatgttatgtcatattatatattattctataatataataataatataatagagtatattattatattattgtattattaAAGTGTAAGAGGTATTTTAGGactaaaaaaaagttatttttctgCCGATAGGAAAATGACTTACCCATCTTCTAGGTGAGTAAgattttttctctatttcataAGTAAATGCTatctatggaaagataacttatTCATTTAGAGAAGGATAAGAACATAGATAAGTTGGTTAATAGAAAAGTTGGCTCATCAAAGAACGATCCCTAATGGGTATTTGGAGAGAGAGGGCCCAACCCAATTGAATAAGTGCTCAGGAGTCGATCTGACTTATAATTAGGGCTAcaaatgggttgggtcgacccgcttaagacccgacccgactcgcttaagacccgacccgacccgaattttaggacccgcggggcCGGTCGGATCCTAAATTTGGACCCGTTCTATTTTTCGGATCGGGTCGGTTCTGCCCAATTCCGACCCgcaccccgatccgacccgacccgacccaatttTTTTGCATCAATTTTTTAAGACATGCAGGCCTGCAGGGGCAGCAGGGCCATTGGGCCGCAGTGCTAGGCCCACAGCCCGCAAGGAAAGTAGAAACGGATGATATATAAATAGGCCTGGAAGTGGGCTCGGGTcggcccgaagcccatcgggTCGGGCCGCCCGTGGGCCGGGCTATGGGCTAGGCTCAGtgcatttcgggccgggctcgggctgaatgatgcagcccaaatctatttcgggccgggctcgggtatTTCATTGGCCCGGCCCGGGCCCGTCCAAGCCCGGGCCCATTTCCAGCCCGAATCGCAGGCCGAATGCCCTAAAGGCTAAATCCTAATCGTCCGAATCGCGGCTAAACCTAAACGCCTGGTGCCATTTGCCCGAGGGATTTGCAGAGGCGGAGCGGACGAGCGGTGGAGGCGACGAGGCGTGGAGCTAGGGTTTCTCTGGTCGTCGTCGTCATCGTCGACCGTCCAAGCTCGGCGAAGTGGTGAAGAGGAGTCCCGACCATCCTATTGTCGGCGAAGCTAGGTTTTGAGGTACGattacgaatgatcttcttcgTTTTGGTTGGGATTTGCAGAGGCGCAGGGCGGACGAGCGGCGGAGGCGTGGAGCTAGGGTTTCTCCGCTTCTTCTTGTCGGCTCGTCGCTGGTTGCCAGCCGTCGTCGTCGACCGTCCAAGCTCGGCGAAGTGGTGAAACCCTAGATCTGAGGGCTCTTCGACCGTCCAAGCTCGTCGACCGTTCTCACCCCCAGGCCCCATCGCGATCTGAGGGCTTTCACCCCCATCGCGATTTGAGGGCTTTCGGATGGCGGATGGTTGGATATCAATTTCCTTTAATGTTTTCTCCTTTTCAGAAAAGAATATGCTTGTAATATTAGAAGAATATAGGAACATATATTCCAACAAGTTTCATAGTTGGCTGATTGAagatttttttccttcaatttgCATGTATTTAAATTATGGCCTTGGAACAATCAAGTATAATAAAACTGAGGATAAATTGTTTCCAGCATGCCTAGATGGATTATCGAGTTTTATAAGAGTTAAATCTATAAATGTTCGGAATGATAAATAATCTTGTATCCAGCATATGTAGACGGATTTTGGTGCCTGTACATTCTCGATGCACCACAAAAGTGAAAGAAAAGAGCTTTCATTCACATATTTGATATCTTTATGCCCGTAGGCTCAGAAGTTCTGAATGAAACAGCAGCCCACTGTGTGAAGTCAccgacccggcccggcccacttccagccctatatATAAATCATCCGCTTCACCGAGTCACCGCTTGGACCCCTTCCTCCCTTTTTCGCTCCCGTGCGGCCGTGCCCTAGTTCTTGACTCTTGAGCTGCGGCGGAGGATCATTTGGAGGAGACGAGGAGTAGACCGCTTCCGTGCTCGGTGCCCTAGATCTCCCATGCGGCTGTGCCCTAGATCTTCAGCTGCGGCGGAGGATCATTTGGAGAAGAGTAGACCACTTCCGTGCTCGGTGCCCTAGATCTCCTGACTTTCGGCTCCCCATTCCGCGGATCTCCCTCTTCCCATTCTTCAGCGTCCCAATGTATGTCCCTCCTCCAGTCCTCCGTATTTTTTTTAGCATAGGCCGGGAGGAGGTTCCGGCGAAGGGGGCTTATCTTGTAACAGGGCAACGACGCCAGActtgagggagagggagagggagaggtgggggTCGTCGGGGATAGGCGGGAGATTTGGAGGAGGGGCGTGCCACACTTGGGGAGCATCATTTGGGCCTACTTGTTTTATTTTCTACCAATCTGTGAGATCTAACCTAGTTTGCACTTTTATTTTAGATCTAATCATAGTTTTCAAGATTTTATATGCACGACATTCTCTCTGCTAAAGTCTTCCTTGATCTGGTTTTGAGCAGTgctgtggtttttttttttttgcataacttGTGATATTCTGTAAGAGGACGGGTTTATATACGATCTATTTTCTCATGAAATGACAGATAAATTTGGGTTTATATACGGGTTTATAtatcgacccgacccgacctgaatGACCCGTCGGGTCCAAGCGGTGATTCGGTGAAGCGGATGATTTATATATCATCCGTTTCTACTTTCCTTGCGGGTTGCGGGCCTAGCACTGCGGCCCAATGGCCCTACTGCCCCTGCAGGCCTGCATGTCTTAAAAAATTGATCCAAAAaaattgggtcgggtcgggtcggggtgTGGGTCGAAATTGggcggacccgacccgacccaaaaaaTAGAACGGGTCCAAATTTAGGACCCGACCAGGCCCCGcgagtcctaaaattcgggtcgggtcgggtcgggtcttaagcgggtcgggtcacgagtcgacccaacccatttgcagccctagtcGGGGTAGGTAATGGACCCGACCTGACCCGTCTTTCAACCGGGTCAtttctgggtccaaaattagaaccCGAACatgcaaccgggtcggatcggggtcacctaggatccgacccgatccgacccatttgcagccctactTATAATTCTGCATCGGGTTAGCCAGCTATTCGCTCATATTGCCATCCATCCCTACTAAGGAGTAAGGAGGTCCGTAAAAGCTCGGATCAGTATTCGCTGCCCTAGAACAAAAAGGACCCGCGCACCTCCTTGAGCTAACGGCGTCGCAGATCGGTTCCCTCCAGGATGGCGAAGCGAGGTAAGGTCTCTCTCCCCACCTCCCGCCCGTCTAAGTTTTTTTATCTCCTTTTCTTCCGTCTATTGGTCACGTGAATCGCGATCATGTCGTTTGTTTGTCTGGTCAAAGATGCTACAGATTATTGTTTTaggtttttgattttttgtaGCTTTAGAGAAACCAGAGATTGACTGTTGCAGAAGCCTTAACGAGTCTAATCTTTGCTGGACAAATGTGTCCAATTTTGGGGTCATTGTAAGGCTCGATCTTTCGTCGAATCAATctattctttgtttttttcgTTCAAAATTTGATCCGTTGCATTACACCTTTGTCGTGAAAAGTTTTTGTTTGGTTAGATTTTTTAGATATCGTCTTATCCAGTTGAAAGTCTTAGAATTTTTTCttattagaaaaaatatttttgttcaGATTTTACGATGTTATTTGGATGCTCATGAGAGGTTAGTTACCGTTGAGACTATTAGGTTTCTATTGGTTTATGATTTGTTGGTAGGATATTAGCATTCTACGCAGTGAAAGCTGTAATCTTGTATTTTCTAATTCCGTTTTCAAGTTTCTAGTaaaccaaaagattttttttgaatttatccGTTTAATATTCATGAATTGCAAATGTTTGTTTTTggtgtatattttatgttagaaTTCAGTATTTGTTGTATTTCTCCGATTTATCTTTGTTGGTGCACTTCGAGGTTCTGCCGGAAATAAATTCTGGATGCCACTGGGTCTCCCAGTGGCAGCGAGAGTCAACTGTGCAGACAAAACAGGCATGAGAAACCTCCATATATCTCTGTTTAGGGTATTAAGGGCCGCCTCAACCTTCTTTGTGCCTGGGACATGGTGATGGCCACCCTTAAGAAGGGAAAGCAAAGAAAGTCATGCCTGAGGCAGCAGATTTTCACCCCTTACTATCTGTTATCATTAGCCCCTCATGGATCTCATAGTCGATACTGTAGTTTTGGTGGCATGCAATTGCCTTGTTAAGAAAGACTCATCTAGTCCACTAAAACTTGCTTTGATTGtgtcaatattaccggaaattAGTTGGTGAGCAATGCTATCGCACAACTGCGGTTGGAGATCTTCAGTTGTTTTGTTAGACATGATTGTCTGTTATTTGTTTCAAGCATGCTACCACTTATGTGTTTTTATTCCGCACAATACAACTTTATATTATTGGCCTTGTGTCATTTAACAGAAATCGTGAATGCTTGTAGCTGATACTGTCAAATCATTTATTGTTTTGTTGTTTGAGATTGTGAATGTTTCCAGCATATTGTCGAATCATTTGTTATTTCCATCAAAGCATTagagaaagtttttttttgtgtactACATCTTCTTGCTTTCGGCAATTGCAAGAGAGTTTTGATCAATGTAATGGTGACAGGAGATTTTTCTGGGTGAAATTCTCCTCAACTTGCTGGGAGCAAACCAATCATGTTTGTATATTTCTAAGTAAACATCACATAGAAAGTCCTTGGGTGTTGATGGTTTTTCTTGAAAGTTCAATCCTTCCAGGAAAGCTCCTCCACCTAAAGGCGGTCTCATATTTCATCGCCTGGAGGAGCAGCATTGCTGCCATTACCTTTTGGGACTGGCCATCATACACATTTTTTCTTtcagtttttttatttaaacttaGCATCAGGGTAAAAGTGTGTTGTTTCAGACCCAATTGTctctttccacaatgaattgTGTAATGTCAAGTGTGACGAAGGGGATTTCTCTGGGTGGAAGTCTCCTTAACTTGCTGGAGCAAACCAATCATGTTTGTATATTCCTAAGTAAACATCACATAGAAAGTCTGCTGGTGTTGACGGTTCTTCTTGAAAGTTCAAACCCTTCCAGGAAGATCCTCTACCTGAAGGCAGTCTCATTTTCCATCGCCTGGAGGAGCAGCATTGTTGCAATTACCTTTTGGGACTGGCCATGAGACAGACatatactttttttctttttctttttttatttaaattaatcatcAGTGTAGATGTATCTTGTTCTTTAGCTGGTGGCCTTTTTCTACGAGTAATGGGTAATGTCCAGTGCGACGAAAGTGATTCTTCTAGGTGAAGATCTCCTAAACTTAAAGGAGCAAACCAATCATGTTTGTATATTTCTAAGTAAATACCAGACAAGAAGTCCTTGGGTGTTGATGGTTCCTCTTGAAAGTTTCAATCCTTCAAGGAAGTTCTTCCGCTTGAAGGCGGTTCATATTCATTGCCTGGA
This portion of the Phoenix dactylifera cultivar Barhee BC4 chromosome 11, palm_55x_up_171113_PBpolish2nd_filt_p, whole genome shotgun sequence genome encodes:
- the LOC103703293 gene encoding mitochondrial pyruvate carrier 1 isoform X1, with translation MAALKAFWNSPVGPKTTHFWGPVANWGFVVAGLVDMQKPPEMISGNMTAAMCVYSGLFMRFAWMVQPRNYLLLACHVSNESVQLYQLSRWAKAQGYLVKKETEVQN
- the LOC103703293 gene encoding mitochondrial pyruvate carrier 1 isoform X2; this translates as MAALKAFWNSPVGPKTTHFWGPVANWGFVVAGLVDMQKPPEMISGNMTAAMCVYSGLFMRFAWMVQPRNYLLLACHVSNESVQLYQLSRWAKAQG